In one Lolium rigidum isolate FL_2022 chromosome 3, APGP_CSIRO_Lrig_0.1, whole genome shotgun sequence genomic region, the following are encoded:
- the LOC124704515 gene encoding uncharacterized protein LOC124704515 yields MVPYAEVFKHVSSILKEYGFCPTGDSLDTINLRPYDCTKSGGESCKVLTDANKAVTETASLEATEEKVTTVGNDSLSLMARQNTPQRKAVRKKAGGGWDPTYTKRSFYPYWRSVLLARFPVKVYPAYAISDPRSGLKPGQPRVCLSKKLMPNGSSPTPYRKLGPVQRISPLTSNNQARRCFATAATGAFRLLKMLK; encoded by the exons ATG GTGCCCTATGCGGAAGTCTTTAAACATGTTTCATCGATCCTCAAGGAGTATGGATTTTGCCCTACTGGAGATTCCTTGGACACTATAAACCT CCGGCCTTATGACTGCACAAAGTCAGGTGGAGAGTCATGCAAAG TGCTTACAGATGCAAACAAGGCAGTTACGGAAACGGCCAGTCTGGAGGCTACAGAGGAAAAG GTCACAACTGTTGGGAATGACAGCCTCTCCCTTATGGCACGGCAGAACACTCCACAAAGAAAG GCTGTGAGAAAGAAAGCAGGCGGAGGATGGGATCCCACGTATACAAAGAGAAGTTTTTACCCTTATTGGAGATCAGTATTACTAGCCCGGTTTCCTGTGAAGGTTTATCCGGCCTATGCAATCTCAGATCCTAGGTCTGGGCTTAAACCTGGACAACCCCGTGTCTGTCTGAGTAAAAAGTTAATGCCCAATGGATCTAGTCCAACTCCATACCGTAAACTTGGTCCTGTGCAAAGAATCTCGCCACTTACAAGCAATAATCAAGCCAGAAGGTGCTTTGCCACTGCTGCTACTGGTGCATTCAGGCTCTTGAAGATGCTGAAGTAG